A window of Vulgatibacter sp. genomic DNA:
TCCAGAGCGCTGCCGAGAGGGCGCCGAGGAGGATCACCCGGCGAAAGGGCATGCCCGCCATTCCCGCGGCGACGAAGAAGAAGCCGCGCACACCCGGGAGGAAGCGGTTGATGAGGATGTAGAGGTCGCCGTGCCTGCGGTAGGCGGCCTCGACCCGGTGGAGTCGATCGAGCCCCGCCCAGCGAAAGCGGCGGGGACTTTCCGGTACCCGACGCTCTGCCGCCGACCCCAGGCGCCTGCCGATGGCGTAGTCGATCGCCGAGCCGACGACGCTGCCCAGCGTCACCGCCAGGAAGACCGCCGCCAGCGGCAGCTCGCCGTGCGTCGCGTAGAAAGCCCCGAGGATCACGATGGAATCCCCGGGAAACGGCGGAAAGACGTACTCGATCAGCGAAGCGCCGAAGAGCGCGACCAGCGCGTAGGGCCCGGTCTCCCGGACCAGCTCGACCAGTGCCTCTTCCATGCGCACGCCGCGCTCCGCGCCCCCGCTGGACCGTGCAGCCCTGCCCCGCCGTACCCCTGCTGCACTTGGCGGGTGAACGGCGGTGCTTATCGTTGGCAGGCCTTTTCCCACAAGGGGAAAGAAAGGGGGCCAACCTTGGTCGACTACAAGATTCTCGCTGTAGACGACGACGCCGCCGCGCTCGAAGCGGTGGTCGACATGCTTCGCGGTGAAGGCTACGAGGTGCACGCTGCCGGCAGCGCCGAGGAGGCGGAGGAGCTGCTCCACCGGGAGAGCTACCACCTGGTTATCACCGACCTGGTGATGCCCGGCAAGAGCGGCATCGAGCTCACCGCCATGGTGAAGGAGAACCTGCCGCAGGCGGTGGTGCTGATGGTCACCGGCCACGCCTCGCTGCAGTCCGCGGTCACCGCCCTCAAGGCCGGTGCCGTCGACTATCTCCAGAAGCCGGTCGATCCCCGCAAGCTGAAGACGCAGGTGGCCCGGATCCTCGAGGGGCGGCCGCTCTACGTGCCCAACCGCCTGCTCACCGAGGGGCGGGAGCGGACCATCGAATTCGACGGGATGGTCTCCCGCTCGCCGCGGATGCGGGCGGTCTTCGAGAAGATCCAGCTCGCTGCAGGAACCGATACGACGGTGCTCATCCGGGGGGAGAGCGGCACCGGCAAGGAGCTCTGCGCGCGCTCGATCCACAAGCGCTCCGCGCGGGCCCGGGGCCCCTTCGTCCCGGTGCACACCGGCGCGATCCCGCAGGAGCTGGTGGCGAGCGAGCTCTTCGGCCACGAGCGCGGTTCCTTCACCGGCGCGGTGGAGCAAAAGCCCGGCAAATTTGAGCAGGCGCAGGGTGGCACGATCTTCCTCGACGAGATCAACACCATGGACGCCCGCACCCAGGTCGGGCTCCTCCGCGTCCTCGAGAGCTTCCGCTTCACCCGGGTCGGCGGCGGCGAGGAGCGCACCGCGAACGTTCGGGTGGTGGCAGCGAGCAACCGCGATCTCGCCGAGCTCGTCTCCGAGGGCCGCTTCCGCGAGGACCTCTACTACCGCCTCAACATCTTCCCCATCGACCTGCCGCCGCTGCGCGAGCGCC
This region includes:
- a CDS encoding sigma-54-dependent transcriptional regulator, giving the protein MVDYKILAVDDDAAALEAVVDMLRGEGYEVHAAGSAEEAEELLHRESYHLVITDLVMPGKSGIELTAMVKENLPQAVVLMVTGHASLQSAVTALKAGAVDYLQKPVDPRKLKTQVARILEGRPLYVPNRLLTEGRERTIEFDGMVSRSPRMRAVFEKIQLAAGTDTTVLIRGESGTGKELCARSIHKRSARARGPFVPVHTGAIPQELVASELFGHERGSFTGAVEQKPGKFEQAQGGTIFLDEINTMDARTQVGLLRVLESFRFTRVGGGEERTANVRVVAASNRDLAELVSEGRFREDLYYRLNIFPIDLPPLRERRDDIPLLTENFLEQFATRYKKPVPMVPEETIDLLMRYPWPGNVRELRNVIEQSVILCTDGHLRPELLPRMLHRDRDDEGSLRIPIGTRMKDIERAVIAKTLEAYRWNKNRTAKILGISRRSLYNKLERYRIARADGNTSVLEELFDRPANTVRQPVQQRDEPRDDLHDLPPPLPPRIEAER
- a CDS encoding DedA family protein, translated to MEEALVELVRETGPYALVALFGASLIEYVFPPFPGDSIVILGAFYATHGELPLAAVFLAVTLGSVVGSAIDYAIGRRLGSAAERRVPESPRRFRWAGLDRLHRVEAAYRRHGDLYILINRFLPGVRGFFFVAAGMAGMPFRRVILLGALSAALWNALLLAAGWAVGENLDRLVALFRTYSFVAWGGLFLVATGLLVRWVLGRKKSGKRPSSQ